One Vibrio campbellii CAIM 519 = NBRC 15631 = ATCC 25920 genomic window carries:
- the hscA gene encoding Fe-S protein assembly chaperone HscA, which yields MALLQIAEPGQSSAPHEHKLAAGIDLGTTNSLVASVRSGDAKTLTDDQGRSILPSVVNYAQDTTLVGYEAKAKAEQEPENTVISVKRLIGRSLKDIQARYPSLPYQFKESDNGLPILQTAQGDKNPIEVSADILKSLGKRAEETLGGELAGVVITVPAYFDDAQRAGTKDAAKLAGLHVLRLLNEPTAAAIAYGLDSGQEGVIAVYDLGGGTFDISILRLSKGVFEVLATGGDSALGGDDFDHLLADYLMEQAGLEAPLSAEKNRALLNIATATKIAFSEQDCVDVDVFGWKGAVTREQFEELIRPLVKKTLMSCRRALKDADVDAEDVLEAVMVGGSTRTLLVREMVGEFFGRTPLTSINPDEVVAIGAGIQADILAGNKPDSEMLLLDVIPLSLGIETMGGLVEKIIPRNTTIPVARAQEFTTFKDGQTAMSVHTVQGEREMVDDCRSLARFSLKGIPPMAAGAAHIRVTYQVDADGLLSVTAMEKSTGVQAEIQVKPSYGLSDDEVANMLRDSMTYAKEDMQARALAEQRVEADRVIEGLIAAMQADGDELLSDQEKQDLVKVIEALIELRNGEDADAIEQGIKDTDKASQDFASRRMDKSIRAALSGQSVNDI from the coding sequence ATGGCACTACTTCAAATCGCAGAACCGGGCCAAAGCTCGGCACCTCATGAGCACAAGTTAGCAGCGGGTATCGACTTAGGTACCACCAACTCTTTGGTTGCATCTGTTCGCAGCGGCGACGCAAAAACACTGACAGATGACCAAGGTCGTAGCATTTTGCCGTCTGTGGTGAACTACGCACAAGATACGACGTTAGTTGGTTACGAGGCCAAAGCTAAAGCAGAGCAAGAACCAGAAAACACCGTTATTTCGGTAAAACGTCTAATTGGTCGTTCATTAAAAGACATTCAAGCTCGCTACCCATCTTTGCCTTACCAATTTAAAGAAAGCGACAACGGTCTGCCTATTCTGCAAACTGCGCAAGGTGACAAGAACCCGATTGAAGTGTCTGCTGACATTCTCAAATCACTAGGCAAACGTGCAGAAGAGACTCTAGGTGGCGAGTTAGCTGGTGTGGTTATTACTGTTCCTGCTTACTTTGATGATGCTCAACGTGCTGGTACAAAAGATGCGGCGAAATTGGCGGGTCTTCATGTATTGCGTCTGCTTAACGAGCCGACAGCTGCAGCAATCGCTTACGGTCTAGACTCTGGTCAAGAGGGCGTGATTGCGGTTTACGATCTAGGTGGTGGAACATTCGATATCTCTATCCTACGTTTGTCGAAAGGTGTATTTGAAGTATTAGCAACAGGCGGTGACTCTGCGCTAGGCGGTGATGATTTTGACCACCTATTGGCGGATTACCTCATGGAGCAGGCTGGTCTAGAAGCGCCGCTTTCTGCTGAGAAAAACCGTGCACTACTGAACATTGCAACGGCAACTAAGATTGCTTTTTCTGAGCAAGACTGCGTTGATGTTGATGTATTTGGCTGGAAAGGTGCAGTGACTCGCGAACAGTTCGAAGAGCTGATTCGTCCGCTAGTGAAGAAAACCCTAATGTCTTGCCGTCGTGCGCTGAAAGATGCGGATGTGGATGCGGAAGATGTACTTGAAGCGGTCATGGTTGGCGGTTCAACTCGCACATTGCTTGTTCGTGAAATGGTCGGTGAATTCTTCGGTCGTACACCACTGACAAGCATTAACCCAGATGAAGTTGTTGCAATCGGCGCAGGTATTCAAGCAGATATCTTGGCGGGCAATAAGCCTGACTCGGAAATGTTGCTTCTGGACGTTATTCCTTTGTCCCTTGGTATTGAAACCATGGGTGGTTTGGTTGAGAAGATCATTCCACGTAACACCACCATCCCTGTGGCTCGTGCACAAGAATTTACGACGTTCAAAGATGGTCAAACAGCAATGAGCGTTCACACCGTACAAGGTGAGCGTGAAATGGTGGATGACTGCCGCTCATTGGCTCGTTTCTCATTGAAAGGTATTCCACCAATGGCGGCAGGTGCTGCGCACATTCGCGTGACGTACCAAGTGGACGCTGATGGTCTACTGTCTGTCACCGCGATGGAAAAGAGCACGGGTGTTCAAGCTGAAATCCAAGTGAAACCTTCTTACGGCCTAAGCGATGATGAAGTCGCAAACATGCTTCGTGACTCGATGACTTACGCGAAAGAAGATATGCAGGCTCGTGCGTTGGCTGAACAGCGTGTAGAAGCGGATCGTGTGATTGAAGGCTTGATTGCGGCGATGCAAGCTGATGGTGATGAACTACTATCAGACCAAGAGAAACAAGACCTAGTTAAAGTGATTGAAGCGCTGATTGAACTGCGCAACGGCGAAGATGCCGACGCCATCGAGCAAGGCATCAAAGACACCGACAAAGCAAGCCAAGATTTTGCGTCGCGCCGTATGGATAAATCGATTCGAGCTGCACTGTCAGGTCAGTCAGTTAATGATATATAA
- the hscB gene encoding co-chaperone HscB codes for MNHFELFGLPSQFQLDGSLLSSQFRELQKRFHPDNFATASERDRLMAVQKAAQINDAYQVLKHPISRAEYILAENGTEIRGEQQTMQDPMFLMEQMELREELEDIADSSDPESALFDFDSKVSKMYKQHLASVEQELDQGLWAEAADRVRKLKFIAKLKNEIELVEDKLLG; via the coding sequence ATGAATCACTTTGAATTATTTGGGCTACCAAGTCAGTTTCAGCTGGATGGTAGCCTTCTTTCTTCTCAGTTCCGAGAACTACAAAAACGCTTCCACCCTGACAATTTTGCGACTGCCTCTGAGCGCGACCGCTTGATGGCCGTCCAAAAAGCAGCGCAAATCAACGATGCGTATCAAGTACTTAAGCATCCTATCTCTCGCGCTGAATACATTCTGGCAGAAAACGGCACAGAAATTCGTGGTGAGCAACAAACCATGCAAGACCCGATGTTCTTAATGGAGCAAATGGAATTGCGTGAAGAACTGGAAGACATTGCTGACAGCTCTGATCCTGAATCAGCGCTTTTTGACTTCGATTCTAAGGTCAGCAAAATGTACAAACAGCATTTGGCGAGTGTAGAACAAGAACTTGATCAAGGTCTTTGGGCGGAAGCTGCAGACCGAGTTCGTAAACTCAAATTCATTGCCAAGCTAAAGAACGAAATTGAACTGGTTGAAGATAAACTCCTCGGCTAG
- the ispG gene encoding flavodoxin-dependent (E)-4-hydroxy-3-methylbut-2-enyl-diphosphate synthase: MQHESPIIRRKSTRIYVGDVPIGDGAPIAVQSMTNTRTTDVEATVAQIRALEKVGADIVRVSVPTMDAAEAFKLIKQQVSVPLVADIHFDYRIALKVAEYGVDCLRINPGNIGNEERIRSVVDCARDKNIPIRIGVNGGSLEKDLQMKYGEPTPEALVESAMRHVDHLDRLNFDQFKVSVKASDVFLAVDSYRLLAKQIDQPLHLGITEAGGARAGSVKSSVGLGMLLAEGIGDTLRISLAADPVEEIKVGFDILKSLRIRSRGINFIACPSCSRQEFDVINTVNALEERLEDIITPMDVSIIGCVVNGPGEAEVSHLGLAGSNKKSAFYEDGKRQKERFDNDDLVNQLEAKIRAKASVLDQANRIDIKQED, encoded by the coding sequence ATGCAACACGAATCTCCAATTATTCGTCGTAAATCGACGCGTATTTATGTGGGTGATGTGCCAATTGGTGATGGTGCACCAATTGCAGTACAGTCAATGACAAACACTCGCACGACTGATGTGGAAGCCACAGTCGCACAAATCCGAGCATTAGAAAAAGTGGGTGCAGACATTGTACGTGTTTCTGTTCCTACTATGGATGCTGCGGAAGCCTTTAAGCTCATCAAACAGCAAGTGTCTGTGCCGTTAGTTGCGGACATTCACTTTGACTACCGTATTGCCCTGAAAGTGGCCGAGTACGGTGTTGATTGTTTGCGTATCAACCCAGGCAACATCGGTAACGAAGAGCGTATTCGCTCTGTTGTTGATTGTGCCCGTGACAAAAACATCCCTATCCGTATCGGTGTAAACGGCGGTTCTTTGGAAAAAGATCTGCAGATGAAATACGGTGAGCCAACGCCAGAGGCATTGGTCGAGTCGGCGATGCGTCATGTGGATCATCTAGACCGTCTTAACTTTGACCAGTTCAAAGTTAGTGTGAAAGCGTCAGATGTGTTCCTAGCGGTGGATTCATACCGTCTATTGGCCAAACAGATTGACCAACCTTTGCACCTTGGTATCACCGAGGCGGGTGGTGCTCGCGCTGGTTCAGTGAAATCATCGGTTGGTCTAGGTATGCTTTTGGCTGAAGGTATCGGTGATACGCTGCGTATCTCGTTGGCGGCAGATCCGGTAGAAGAGATCAAAGTTGGCTTTGATATTCTTAAGTCTCTGCGTATTCGCTCACGAGGTATCAACTTTATTGCTTGTCCAAGCTGTTCACGTCAGGAATTCGATGTGATTAATACAGTGAACGCACTGGAAGAGCGCCTAGAAGACATCATCACACCTATGGATGTGTCTATCATCGGCTGTGTCGTAAACGGCCCTGGTGAAGCTGAGGTTTCACACCTAGGCCTAGCTGGCAGCAACAAGAAGAGCGCATTCTACGAAGACGGCAAACGTCAGAAAGAGCGTTTCGACAACGATGATCTAGTGAACCAGCTAGAAGCGAAAATCCGTGCGAAAGCGTCTGTATTAGACCAAGCTAACCGCATCGATATCAAACAAGAAGATTAA
- the pepB gene encoding aminopeptidase PepB → MSTQMSVFLSQEPAAPHWGDKALLSFAENGTTIHLGEGHDLGAIQRAARQLDGQGIRSILLASDNWDLESIWAFHQGYRNPKKHGTLEWVALSEQDQAELHARITSTDFTRDIINKTAEEVAPRQLATMAAEFIKSIAPQGTVTARIVKDKDLLSEGWEGIYAVGRGSERTSAMLQLDYNPTGDENAPVFACLVGKGITFDSGGYSLKPSNFMTAMKADMGGSGTITGGLGLAILRGLNKRVKLILCCAENMVSGRALKLGDIITYKNGKTVEIMNTDAEGRLVLADGLIYASEQNPELIIDCATLTGAAKNALGNDYHALMSFDDELSHQALTAANQEKEGLWPLPLADFHRGMLPSNFADLSNISSGDYSPGASTAAAFLSYFVEDYKKGWLHFDCAGTYRKSASDKWAAGATGMGVRTLARFLNEQAAK, encoded by the coding sequence ATGTCTACACAGATGTCTGTATTTCTAAGCCAAGAACCAGCGGCACCACATTGGGGCGACAAAGCATTGCTTTCTTTCGCTGAGAATGGCACAACCATTCACCTAGGTGAAGGTCACGATCTTGGTGCGATTCAACGTGCAGCGCGTCAACTCGATGGCCAAGGAATTCGTTCAATTTTACTTGCTAGTGATAACTGGGATTTGGAGAGCATTTGGGCATTCCACCAAGGTTACCGCAACCCGAAAAAACACGGCACGCTAGAGTGGGTTGCGCTTTCTGAGCAAGACCAAGCAGAGCTGCATGCTCGTATCACTTCTACGGACTTTACTCGCGATATCATCAACAAAACAGCTGAAGAAGTGGCGCCACGTCAATTGGCAACCATGGCGGCTGAATTCATCAAATCAATCGCACCACAAGGCACAGTAACGGCTCGTATCGTTAAAGATAAAGATCTGCTTTCAGAAGGTTGGGAAGGCATTTATGCAGTGGGTCGCGGCTCTGAGCGCACATCAGCAATGCTGCAACTTGATTACAACCCAACAGGCGATGAAAACGCACCAGTGTTTGCGTGTCTAGTGGGTAAAGGCATCACCTTTGATTCAGGCGGTTACAGCCTTAAGCCATCAAACTTCATGACAGCAATGAAAGCGGATATGGGCGGTTCAGGTACGATTACCGGCGGTCTTGGTCTTGCTATTCTTCGCGGCCTTAACAAGCGTGTAAAACTGATCCTTTGCTGTGCAGAAAACATGGTTTCGGGTCGTGCACTTAAGCTTGGCGACATCATCACTTACAAAAATGGTAAGACAGTAGAAATCATGAACACTGACGCAGAAGGTCGTTTGGTTCTTGCTGATGGTCTTATCTACGCTAGTGAGCAAAACCCTGAGCTGATCATTGACTGTGCAACCCTTACGGGCGCAGCGAAGAATGCACTAGGTAATGACTACCATGCACTGATGAGCTTTGATGATGAGCTTTCTCATCAAGCGCTAACGGCGGCAAACCAAGAGAAAGAAGGTCTATGGCCACTGCCTCTTGCTGATTTCCACCGTGGCATGCTGCCATCAAACTTTGCTGACCTATCTAACATAAGTTCTGGTGATTACTCGCCAGGCGCAAGTACAGCGGCAGCATTCTTGTCTTACTTTGTTGAAGATTACAAGAAAGGCTGGTTGCACTTTGACTGTGCAGGCACGTACCGTAAGTCAGCGTCTGATAAATGGGCTGCTGGCGCGACAGGCATGGGTGTCCGCACACTTGCTCGTTTCCTGAACGAACAAGCCGCAAAATAA
- the iscA gene encoding iron-sulfur cluster assembly protein IscA — translation MAITMTESAASRVKAFLDNRGKGIGLRLGVKTTGCSGMAYVLEFVDDLNEEDEVFELSEVKIIIDKKSLVYLDGTELDYVKEGLNEGFEFNNPNAKSECGCGESFNV, via the coding sequence ATGGCCATCACAATGACAGAATCAGCGGCGAGTCGCGTAAAAGCATTCCTAGATAACCGAGGCAAAGGTATCGGTTTGCGTCTTGGAGTGAAGACGACAGGCTGTTCAGGCATGGCTTACGTTCTTGAGTTTGTGGATGATCTAAACGAAGAAGACGAAGTTTTTGAACTGTCTGAAGTGAAAATCATCATTGATAAGAAAAGCTTGGTATACCTAGACGGTACTGAGTTGGATTACGTTAAGGAAGGGTTGAATGAAGGTTTTGAATTCAACAACCCTAACGCAAAAAGTGAATGTGGTTGTGGTGAAAGCTTCAACGTCTAA
- the fdx gene encoding ISC system 2Fe-2S type ferredoxin encodes MPKIIVLPHEDLCPEGAVLEANTGDTVLDVALKNGIGIEHACEKSCACTTCHVIIREGFDSLEESEELEDDMLDKAWGLEPESRLGCQAKVADEDLVVEIPKYTLNHASEDH; translated from the coding sequence ATGCCTAAGATTATTGTACTACCACACGAAGATTTGTGCCCAGAGGGTGCAGTGTTGGAAGCAAACACTGGTGACACCGTTCTAGACGTTGCGCTAAAAAATGGCATTGGTATTGAACACGCATGTGAAAAGTCATGTGCATGTACGACTTGCCACGTGATCATTCGTGAAGGTTTTGATTCGCTAGAAGAGAGTGAAGAGCTAGAAGATGACATGCTAGATAAAGCATGGGGTCTTGAGCCTGAATCTCGTCTTGGTTGCCAAGCAAAAGTAGCGGATGAAGATTTGGTTGTTGAGATTCCAAAATACACGCTAAACCACGCGTCGGAAGATCACTAA
- the rodZ gene encoding cytoskeleton protein RodZ: MTEHENTNEVPLSMEAGTLLKNKRESLGMTQKHVADRLRLRVSVIEDIENNRFEEQQVTTFTRGYLRSYAKLVGLDEKIVLAALEQTSEVHVKPQETEMQSFSRKTKHEKHNSRIMLLTWAIAIVITGISGAWWWQNQQENSLAQLSAETAETEQVADDAEIDQMSADELIASTPAEIAPVSAALTVVSEADTAMSAAGDVTEPVVAAVAAGVTEEATQEPVAVIEDAQEAEEPAAPVVPEGMTLLTMKFKADCWIQVKDANGKTLVSGTRKPGQDVELAGKAPFKVILGAPEGVTMTFASEPVDLSGYTSGKVARFTLPL; the protein is encoded by the coding sequence ATGACAGAACACGAAAATACGAATGAAGTGCCACTTTCGATGGAAGCGGGCACGTTACTTAAAAACAAACGCGAATCTCTAGGCATGACTCAGAAGCACGTTGCTGATCGCCTTAGACTTCGCGTTTCTGTTATTGAAGACATTGAAAACAATCGATTTGAAGAGCAACAGGTAACAACGTTTACACGTGGTTACTTGCGTTCGTATGCCAAGCTTGTTGGCCTTGATGAAAAGATTGTTTTGGCAGCTTTAGAGCAGACATCTGAAGTGCATGTTAAGCCACAAGAGACAGAGATGCAGAGTTTCTCTCGTAAAACGAAACACGAGAAACACAACAGCCGCATTATGTTACTCACTTGGGCGATTGCTATCGTGATCACCGGTATTTCGGGGGCATGGTGGTGGCAGAACCAACAAGAAAACAGCCTTGCGCAGTTAAGTGCAGAAACTGCGGAAACAGAGCAAGTTGCTGATGATGCAGAAATCGACCAAATGAGTGCTGATGAGCTTATTGCCAGCACTCCTGCTGAGATTGCACCAGTATCGGCTGCGCTAACCGTGGTTTCTGAAGCTGATACGGCGATGAGTGCGGCGGGTGATGTGACTGAGCCAGTCGTTGCCGCAGTAGCGGCAGGAGTGACAGAAGAAGCCACTCAAGAACCTGTCGCGGTGATTGAAGACGCGCAAGAGGCAGAAGAACCAGCAGCCCCAGTTGTGCCAGAAGGCATGACACTGCTAACTATGAAATTCAAAGCGGATTGCTGGATTCAAGTCAAAGACGCGAATGGCAAAACGTTAGTAAGCGGTACTCGTAAACCGGGCCAAGACGTAGAACTTGCCGGAAAAGCACCGTTTAAAGTGATATTAGGCGCACCTGAAGGCGTCACAATGACATTTGCAAGTGAACCTGTCGACCTTTCTGGGTATACTTCAGGCAAAGTAGCTAGATTCACTTTACCGTTATAA
- the iscX gene encoding Fe-S cluster assembly protein IscX: MKWTDSRDIAIELCDKFPDLDPKTVRFTDLHQWIMELDEFDDEPNHCNEKILEAVILCWMDEAD, encoded by the coding sequence ATGAAATGGACAGATTCTCGCGATATCGCGATTGAGCTTTGTGACAAGTTTCCCGACTTAGATCCTAAAACCGTACGTTTTACCGATCTTCACCAATGGATCATGGAGTTGGATGAGTTTGACGATGAGCCAAACCATTGTAATGAAAAGATTCTAGAAGCGGTCATCTTATGTTGGATGGATGAAGCGGATTAA
- the ndk gene encoding nucleoside-diphosphate kinase yields the protein MALERTFSIVKPDAVERNLIGEIYHRIEKAGLRIVAAKMVHLTEEQASGFYAEHEGKPFFPALKEFMTSGPIMVQVLEGEDAIARYRELMGKTNPEEAACGTIRADYALSMRHNSVHGSDSPESAAREIEFFFPESEICPR from the coding sequence ATGGCTCTAGAAAGAACGTTTTCAATTGTTAAGCCTGACGCTGTAGAACGCAATCTGATTGGTGAAATCTACCACCGTATCGAAAAGGCGGGTCTGCGTATTGTTGCTGCAAAAATGGTTCATCTGACAGAAGAACAGGCGAGCGGTTTTTACGCAGAACATGAAGGCAAACCTTTTTTCCCTGCACTGAAAGAGTTCATGACATCTGGCCCTATCATGGTTCAGGTTCTTGAAGGTGAAGATGCAATCGCTCGTTACCGTGAGCTAATGGGCAAAACAAACCCAGAAGAAGCGGCATGCGGTACAATCCGTGCTGATTACGCACTGAGCATGCGTCATAACTCTGTTCATGGTTCAGACAGTCCTGAATCAGCGGCTCGTGAAATCGAGTTTTTCTTCCCAGAGTCAGAGATTTGCCCTCGTTAA
- the hisS gene encoding histidine--tRNA ligase, whose amino-acid sequence MAKKIQAIRGMNDCLPTQSPLWQKLENAVKSTVSAYGYNEVRMPIVEETNLFSRAVGEETDVVSKEMYTFDDRNGDSLTLRPEGTAGCVRACIQNSLINRDEQRLWYMGPMFRHERPQKGRYRQFHQCGVEVFGLNGPDVDAELIMMTARLWRELGINEHVRLELNSIGSQEDRADYRTALVAFLEQHIDVLDEDCKRRMHTNPLRVLDTKNPEVQAILVDAPRLSEYLGEESKAHFAGLCELLDAAGIEYTVNERLVRGLDYYNRTVFEWITESLGAQGTVCGGGRYDGLVEQLGGSATPAVGFAMGLERLVLMLETLELTDVRRSVDVYVVTAGEGTMMVGMKLAEQLREAIPGVRVMSHFGGGNFKKQFKRADKVGAVVALVLGENEVAENTVVLKDLVGGEQETYNQAEVAEKIAALI is encoded by the coding sequence GTGGCAAAGAAAATCCAAGCAATCCGAGGCATGAACGACTGCCTTCCAACTCAGTCTCCGCTGTGGCAGAAACTTGAAAACGCAGTAAAAAGTACTGTGAGCGCATACGGCTACAACGAAGTGCGCATGCCAATCGTTGAAGAAACAAACCTATTCAGCCGCGCGGTTGGTGAAGAGACAGATGTCGTTTCAAAAGAAATGTACACCTTTGATGATCGTAACGGAGACAGCCTAACACTTCGCCCTGAAGGTACGGCGGGCTGTGTACGTGCATGTATTCAAAACAGCCTGATTAACCGTGACGAACAACGTCTATGGTACATGGGCCCTATGTTCCGCCACGAGCGTCCGCAGAAAGGTCGTTACCGTCAATTCCACCAGTGTGGTGTTGAGGTGTTCGGTCTAAATGGTCCGGATGTTGATGCTGAGCTTATCATGATGACAGCACGTCTATGGCGTGAGTTGGGTATCAATGAGCATGTTCGTCTTGAGCTTAACTCTATCGGTTCTCAAGAAGACCGCGCAGACTACCGCACGGCATTGGTTGCATTCCTTGAGCAACATATCGATGTACTAGACGAAGATTGTAAGCGTCGCATGCACACGAACCCACTGCGAGTTCTGGATACGAAGAACCCTGAAGTTCAGGCTATTTTAGTTGATGCACCTCGTCTTTCTGAGTACTTAGGTGAAGAATCTAAAGCACACTTCGCAGGTCTATGTGAACTTTTAGACGCTGCAGGTATCGAATACACAGTTAACGAGCGTCTAGTTCGTGGTCTGGATTACTACAATCGCACGGTATTTGAGTGGATCACTGAGAGCCTAGGTGCTCAAGGCACAGTATGTGGCGGTGGTCGTTACGATGGTCTTGTAGAACAATTAGGCGGCAGTGCAACACCAGCTGTTGGCTTTGCTATGGGTCTAGAGCGTCTTGTACTGATGCTAGAAACACTAGAGCTAACAGACGTTCGTCGAAGTGTCGATGTTTACGTTGTGACAGCAGGCGAAGGCACAATGATGGTGGGTATGAAGCTAGCAGAACAGCTTCGTGAAGCAATCCCAGGCGTTCGCGTGATGAGCCACTTCGGTGGTGGTAACTTCAAGAAACAGTTTAAGCGCGCAGATAAAGTGGGTGCTGTAGTAGCATTGGTTCTGGGCGAAAATGAAGTTGCAGAAAACACCGTAGTACTAAAAGACTTGGTGGGTGGTGAGCAAGAGACTTACAACCAAGCAGAAGTTGCTGAGAAGATCGCAGCACTGATTTAA
- a CDS encoding bifunctional tRNA (adenosine(37)-C2)-methyltransferase TrmG/ribosomal RNA large subunit methyltransferase RlmN: MTTEKINLLDFDRKGMRQFFADELGEKAFRADQVMKWIYHFGVDDFDNMTNINKKLREKLQHKCEIKAPTVAEAQHSSDGTIKWAMKVGDQDVETVYIPEDDRATLCVSSQVGCALECKFCSTAQQGFNRNLKVSEIIGQVWRAAREIGLQKETGRRPITNVVMMGMGEPLLNMKNLIPALEIMLDDLGFGLSKRRVTVSTSGVVSGLDQMTGKIDVALAISLHAPNDELRSQIMPINDRWDIQDFLASVRRYIASSNANRGKVTVEYVLLDHVNDDMDHARELAELMKDTPCKINLIPFNPYPGSPYKKPSNSRIDRFQKTLMQYEHTVTVRKTRGDDIDAACGQLVGDVIDRTKRTAALKAARGAETIDVKAV, encoded by the coding sequence ATGACCACTGAAAAAATCAATCTACTCGACTTTGATCGCAAGGGCATGCGTCAATTTTTCGCGGATGAGCTAGGCGAAAAAGCGTTCCGTGCTGATCAGGTTATGAAGTGGATCTACCATTTCGGTGTTGATGACTTCGACAACATGACGAACATCAACAAGAAGCTACGTGAAAAACTGCAGCACAAGTGTGAAATCAAAGCACCTACCGTGGCAGAAGCTCAGCACTCTTCAGACGGCACAATCAAGTGGGCGATGAAGGTAGGTGACCAAGACGTAGAAACGGTTTACATCCCAGAAGATGACCGAGCAACCTTATGTGTGTCTTCTCAGGTAGGTTGCGCGTTGGAATGTAAGTTCTGTTCAACAGCACAACAGGGCTTCAACCGTAACCTAAAAGTATCTGAAATCATTGGTCAGGTATGGCGTGCGGCACGTGAAATCGGTTTGCAGAAAGAAACAGGCCGTCGTCCAATCACTAACGTAGTGATGATGGGCATGGGTGAGCCACTTCTTAACATGAAGAACCTAATCCCAGCACTAGAAATCATGCTTGATGACCTGGGTTTCGGTCTTTCTAAACGTCGTGTAACCGTATCAACTTCAGGTGTGGTTTCTGGTCTTGATCAGATGACGGGCAAAATCGACGTCGCATTGGCGATTTCTCTACACGCGCCAAACGACGAACTACGTAGCCAAATCATGCCAATCAACGACCGTTGGGATATCCAAGACTTCCTAGCGTCTGTTCGTCGTTACATTGCGTCTTCAAATGCGAACCGCGGTAAAGTAACCGTTGAGTACGTGCTGCTTGATCATGTGAACGATGACATGGACCACGCACGTGAATTGGCTGAATTGATGAAAGATACCCCATGTAAGATCAACCTGATTCCGTTTAACCCGTACCCAGGTTCTCCTTACAAGAAGCCAAGTAACTCGCGCATTGACCGTTTCCAGAAAACGCTAATGCAATACGAGCACACAGTAACGGTTCGTAAAACGCGCGGTGATGATATCGATGCAGCATGTGGTCAGTTGGTTGGTGATGTTATTGACCGCACAAAACGTACCGCAGCTTTAAAAGCAGCACGTGGTGCAGAAACCATCGACGTAAAAGCGGTGTAA
- the iscU gene encoding Fe-S cluster assembly scaffold IscU, with product MAYSEKVIDHYENPRNVGSFDKEDPSVGSGMVGAPACGDVMKLQIKVTPEGIIEDAKFKTYGCGSAIASSSLVTEWVKGKSIDEAASIKNSEIAEELELPPVKVHCSILAEDAIKAAVADYKKKHQE from the coding sequence ATGGCATACAGCGAAAAAGTAATTGATCACTATGAGAACCCACGTAACGTTGGTTCGTTCGATAAAGAAGACCCATCAGTAGGCAGCGGCATGGTTGGCGCGCCAGCTTGTGGTGACGTAATGAAGCTTCAAATCAAAGTGACGCCAGAAGGCATCATTGAAGACGCGAAATTCAAAACATACGGTTGTGGTAGTGCAATCGCTTCAAGCTCACTGGTAACTGAGTGGGTAAAAGGCAAGTCTATCGATGAAGCGGCATCTATCAAAAACTCTGAGATTGCAGAAGAGCTAGAGCTTCCACCAGTGAAAGTTCACTGCTCAATCCTAGCGGAAGATGCAATCAAAGCAGCAGTTGCTGACTACAAGAAAAAACACCAGGAATAA
- a CDS encoding YfgM family protein, producing the protein MELYDTEEQQVEAIKDWWKENGKAVIIGAVVGLGGLFGWRYYQDSVIQASEAASQSYTTVMNALQTKGADAQADIQAFIDSNEVKEYSVLAALQLAKVQVDAKDLSAALEQLKWAQSNTKDAALSPLISYRIARIEAEMGNFDAANAELGKVTDAAWTGRIAELRGDIALRQGDKEVAYAAYTEAQQAADASPTLQMKLDDLAK; encoded by the coding sequence GTGGAACTTTACGATACTGAAGAACAACAAGTTGAAGCCATTAAAGACTGGTGGAAGGAAAACGGCAAAGCCGTCATCATCGGTGCGGTTGTTGGTTTAGGTGGTCTATTTGGCTGGCGTTACTACCAGGATTCTGTGATTCAGGCGAGTGAAGCAGCTTCTCAAAGCTACACAACAGTAATGAACGCTCTGCAAACCAAAGGTGCAGACGCACAAGCGGACATTCAAGCGTTCATCGACTCAAACGAAGTTAAAGAGTACTCAGTACTTGCAGCACTTCAACTAGCGAAAGTACAAGTGGATGCGAAAGATCTTTCTGCTGCACTTGAGCAACTGAAATGGGCTCAAAGCAACACCAAAGATGCCGCGCTATCTCCACTTATCAGCTACCGTATTGCGCGCATTGAAGCAGAAATGGGTAACTTTGACGCAGCAAACGCTGAGTTAGGCAAAGTGACTGATGCAGCATGGACTGGTCGCATTGCTGAGCTGCGTGGTGATATCGCTCTTCGTCAAGGTGACAAAGAAGTAGCATACGCAGCGTACACTGAAGCTCAACAAGCTGCAGACGCTAGCCCAACGCTACAAATGAAATTGGACGACTTGGCGAAATAA